The nucleotide sequence AAATGTGATTACCGAAATTGCCGAAGACGTACAGTTGATCGCGCAGAATATAAACGACAACTCCATTGCAAAAGCGTGAGTACTACACTATCTTATAGATGAGAGTGTTTCTGCTAGGTTCGCTAGGTTCACTGATCCTGGGGCCGATATCATCTTGCCAGGGAGCTGTCCCTGATCTTAAGTGATACCAACTTTTGGTCATACGGCGCCCACCTGTACACACAGGCCGCAAGCGACATTTGAAACCAACGGCCACGGTGGTACACTCTCGCTCTCGATATTGCTTATACAAAATGCGGCTAAATCCGTTCTTTTTTTTCGCTAATTGTGATACACCGCATGTATGGACGAAATGACTCTTATTAAAGTAACACCTAAAGACGCCCTGCGTCAGGCAGTACGAGCGCAGCGAGCTGAGCTATCCTCCAATGAGCAGCACGATTATGCAGCGGCTTTTGCGCGCCACTTCATGAAATCGGTAGATGTTGGGCAAAAAACCGTGGCTGGCTATTCGGCATTTCGCGGCGAGCTGGATGTACAGCCTCTGCTTACCTTACTTGCAAGCGGCGAACGCATGTGTTGCCTGCCTGTCACCTCTCCGCCCTCAAAACAACTATATTTCCGACGCTGGCACAATAACACCAAAATGACTGCCGGTAATTTTGGCATTGATGTTCCCTCGCCCGACAGCGAAACCGTTACGCCAGAAATCATTATTGTGCCGCTGATTGCCTTTGACGCCGCACATCATCG is from Alphaproteobacteria bacterium and encodes:
- a CDS encoding 5-formyltetrahydrofolate cyclo-ligase; the protein is MTLIKVTPKDALRQAVRAQRAELSSNEQHDYAAAFARHFMKSVDVGQKTVAGYSAFRGELDVQPLLTLLASGERMCCLPVTSPPSKQLYFRRWHNNTKMTAGNFGIDVPSPDSETVTPEIIIVPLIAFDAAHHRVGYGAGYYDFTLRALRKSGQKPLVIGAGYSIQRVDTIPAEPHDEPLDMIITEKGVLGKDYT